Proteins found in one Acidobacteriota bacterium genomic segment:
- the rbfA gene encoding 30S ribosome-binding factor RbfA yields the protein MVREKKAGPPSRRPKQVGDVVRAELARLLREELRDPAIGFATITDVVMADDLRSARVHVSVFGAKDQFAKTVAALNHARGHLRSLVGRNCGLRYAPDLHFTEDHTLERGARIEELLRTIPKVDGADDPGEGE from the coding sequence ATGGTTCGAGAGAAAAAGGCCGGGCCGCCCAGCCGCCGGCCGAAGCAGGTCGGCGACGTCGTGCGCGCGGAGCTCGCGCGCCTCCTCCGGGAGGAGCTGCGCGACCCCGCGATCGGGTTCGCGACGATCACGGACGTCGTCATGGCCGACGACCTGCGCTCGGCGCGCGTCCACGTCTCCGTCTTCGGGGCCAAGGACCAGTTCGCCAAGACCGTCGCGGCGCTCAACCACGCGCGCGGCCACCTGCGCTCGCTCGTCGGACGCAACTGCGGCCTGCGCTACGCGCCCGACCTGCACTTCACCGAGGACCACACCCTCGAGCGCGGCGCGCGAATCGAGGAGCTCCTCCGCACGATCCCGAAGGTCGACGGGGCCGACG
- the nusA gene encoding transcription termination factor NusA, with amino-acid sequence MSTQPPTENGPAPEKKKKTKAPKGAAKPRAKAAKAAAAPPATKADEIIEALKAAARDKEIDFERLVAALEEAIATAARKVYKVREMGARFDATTGLLTAWTPYRVVEQKTKPEEPEAEAVLDPDDVPLGAAAAPVPVAAPVPVDPDKEIRLPWIEVLPEEAHALLAGELAGQSWQVVRNPKGEESTGDEEIIDAAAIALGDEIRLYRSTEGLGRIAAQSAKQVLYQKLREAERDNIYNEYSPKVGELITGTVKRFERGDMIVDLGRTEAAIPREHQSRAERYTQGERVRGVLVDVHKNPKGSQIILSRTVPELLMRLMEMEVPEIYDGTVVIRGCVRQPGDRAKVAVSSRERDVDPVGACVGMRGARVQAIMRELRGERIDIIQYSDDLVTYAQNALSPAKITRVSAMPADDEAEPEIDADGEPIEPVPTLECIVEEDQLSLAIGKRGQNVRLAAALIGARIEIKSEQAVKAEVADALQRMLIASQRRGTALSEVPDLDASAASAFEAAGFATVGDLLDAALGEGENPLAAVALEPAARDAAIEAARAFDEAPPEDEEEEEETLEFQETADEESSSAPVTETPEK; translated from the coding sequence ATGAGCACCCAGCCCCCGACGGAGAACGGCCCGGCGCCCGAAAAGAAGAAGAAGACGAAGGCGCCGAAGGGCGCGGCGAAGCCGCGCGCGAAGGCCGCCAAGGCGGCGGCCGCACCGCCGGCCACGAAGGCCGACGAGATCATCGAAGCCCTCAAGGCCGCCGCGCGCGACAAGGAGATCGACTTCGAACGCCTCGTCGCCGCGCTGGAAGAGGCGATCGCGACGGCCGCCCGCAAGGTCTACAAGGTGAGAGAGATGGGCGCCCGGTTCGACGCGACGACGGGCCTCCTGACCGCCTGGACCCCGTACCGGGTCGTCGAGCAGAAGACGAAGCCGGAGGAACCCGAGGCCGAGGCCGTCCTCGACCCGGACGACGTCCCGCTCGGCGCCGCCGCCGCGCCGGTCCCGGTCGCGGCCCCCGTTCCCGTCGACCCCGACAAGGAGATCCGCCTCCCCTGGATCGAGGTCCTTCCCGAGGAAGCGCACGCGCTCCTCGCGGGCGAGCTCGCCGGCCAGAGCTGGCAGGTCGTCCGAAACCCGAAGGGCGAGGAGTCCACGGGCGACGAGGAGATCATCGACGCCGCTGCCATCGCGCTCGGCGACGAGATCCGCCTTTACCGCTCGACCGAGGGCTTGGGCCGCATCGCGGCGCAGAGCGCCAAGCAGGTGCTCTACCAGAAGCTGCGCGAAGCCGAGCGCGACAACATCTACAACGAATACTCCCCGAAGGTCGGGGAGCTCATCACGGGCACCGTGAAGCGGTTCGAGCGCGGCGACATGATCGTCGACCTCGGCCGTACGGAGGCCGCGATCCCGCGCGAGCACCAGTCGCGCGCGGAGCGCTACACGCAGGGCGAGCGCGTGCGCGGCGTCCTCGTGGACGTCCACAAGAACCCCAAGGGTTCGCAGATCATCCTGTCGCGCACGGTGCCCGAGCTCCTCATGCGCCTCATGGAAATGGAAGTTCCGGAGATCTACGACGGCACCGTCGTCATCCGGGGCTGCGTCCGCCAGCCCGGCGACCGCGCGAAGGTGGCGGTCTCGTCGCGCGAGCGCGACGTGGACCCGGTCGGCGCGTGCGTCGGCATGCGCGGCGCGCGCGTGCAGGCGATCATGCGCGAGCTGCGCGGCGAGCGCATCGACATCATCCAGTACTCGGACGACCTCGTCACGTACGCGCAGAACGCGCTCTCCCCCGCGAAGATCACGCGCGTTTCGGCCATGCCCGCGGATGACGAGGCCGAGCCGGAGATCGACGCCGACGGCGAGCCCATCGAGCCGGTCCCGACGCTCGAGTGCATCGTGGAGGAGGACCAGCTCTCCCTCGCGATCGGCAAGCGGGGCCAGAACGTCCGTCTCGCGGCCGCCCTCATCGGCGCGCGCATCGAGATCAAGAGCGAGCAGGCCGTCAAGGCCGAGGTCGCCGACGCGCTCCAGCGCATGCTCATCGCGTCGCAGCGCCGCGGCACGGCCCTCTCCGAGGTGCCCGACCTCGACGCCTCCGCCGCGTCGGCGTTCGAGGCTGCCGGGTTCGCCACCGTGGGCGATCTCCTCGACGCCGCTCTCGGCGAAGGCGAGAACCCGCTGGCGGCCGTGGCGCTCGAACCCGCCGCCCGCGACGCCGCCATCGAGGCCGCCCGCGCCTTCGACGAAGCGCCCCCCGAAGACGAAGAAGAAGAAGAAGAGACCCTCGAGTTCCAGGAAACCGCCGACGAGGAGTCCTCGTCCGCTCCCGTGACGGAGACTCCCGAAAAGTGA
- a CDS encoding Do family serine endopeptidase, which yields MRTKTKVLSLAALLAGSVVFGMILAGSLDLTRLATAQKAAPAPATAAAPAPAARPAPGVALALPSFADIAEQIEPAIVSVTATDIVKADKRRRPYHNFGGEGGQDPFDFFFGPDGPKRKSADEDEDQKQLSGGTGFLIESDGYILTNNHVIDGAEKVDVKVGDREEYKARVVGRDPATDLALLKIEGTKPFPTVRLGDSDKIRVGEWVMAIGDPLNFDKSVTVGVISGKGRYAGLSRATSAFESLIQTDAAINFGNSGGPLVNVSGEVVGINTAISRIGQNIGFAVPVNVAKRLLPQLKKGKVVRGFLGVQVESVNRKWQETYGLKAPEGAFVQSVEKGKPAEKAGLRHDDIITRVDDVTVKSNRDLIDYVSSKAPGAKITLTFLRDGKEQTAVATLETRPEDGEKPAVAEEEDGKASSRQKLLGLEIDDLTARTRRSYGIGADTTKGVVITHVKAVSPAADANLLEGDVILEVNGAAVGSVDELQAAIKKAPKGKYVRFYVQRQTGRGQASKFSTAVKPEE from the coding sequence ATGCGCACGAAAACCAAAGTTCTCTCACTCGCCGCCCTGCTCGCCGGATCGGTCGTCTTCGGAATGATCCTCGCGGGCAGCCTCGACCTCACCCGCCTCGCGACGGCTCAGAAGGCCGCTCCGGCGCCCGCCACGGCCGCCGCTCCGGCTCCGGCCGCGCGGCCGGCCCCCGGAGTCGCGCTCGCACTGCCGTCCTTCGCGGACATTGCGGAGCAGATCGAGCCGGCGATCGTCTCGGTCACGGCGACCGACATCGTCAAGGCCGACAAGCGCCGGCGTCCGTACCACAACTTCGGCGGTGAGGGCGGGCAGGACCCGTTCGACTTCTTCTTCGGCCCGGACGGCCCGAAGCGCAAGAGCGCCGACGAAGACGAAGACCAGAAGCAGCTCTCGGGCGGAACCGGTTTCCTGATCGAGTCCGACGGCTACATCCTCACGAACAACCACGTGATCGACGGCGCGGAGAAGGTCGACGTCAAGGTCGGCGACCGCGAGGAGTACAAGGCGAGGGTCGTCGGGCGCGATCCGGCGACGGACCTCGCGCTCCTGAAGATCGAGGGGACGAAGCCGTTCCCGACCGTCCGGCTCGGCGACAGCGACAAGATCCGCGTCGGCGAGTGGGTCATGGCGATCGGCGACCCGCTCAACTTCGACAAGTCCGTCACGGTCGGCGTCATCTCCGGGAAGGGCCGCTACGCCGGCCTCTCGCGGGCGACGAGCGCTTTCGAGAGCCTCATCCAGACGGACGCCGCGATCAACTTCGGGAACTCGGGCGGGCCGCTCGTGAACGTGAGCGGAGAGGTCGTCGGAATCAACACGGCCATCTCGCGCATCGGGCAGAACATCGGCTTCGCGGTCCCCGTGAACGTCGCCAAGCGCCTCCTGCCCCAGCTCAAGAAGGGCAAGGTCGTGCGCGGCTTCCTCGGCGTCCAGGTCGAGTCCGTCAACAGGAAGTGGCAGGAGACGTACGGCCTCAAGGCCCCCGAGGGCGCGTTCGTGCAGTCCGTCGAGAAGGGCAAGCCCGCCGAGAAGGCCGGCCTCAGGCACGACGACATCATCACGCGCGTCGACGACGTGACGGTCAAGAGCAACCGCGACCTCATCGACTACGTGTCGAGCAAGGCGCCGGGCGCGAAGATCACGCTCACGTTCCTGCGCGACGGCAAGGAGCAGACCGCCGTCGCGACGCTCGAGACGCGTCCCGAGGACGGCGAGAAGCCCGCGGTGGCGGAGGAAGAAGACGGGAAAGCCTCGTCCCGCCAGAAGCTCCTCGGCCTCGAGATCGACGACCTGACCGCGCGCACGCGGCGCTCCTACGGAATCGGTGCGGACACGACCAAAGGCGTCGTCATCACGCACGTCAAGGCCGTGTCGCCGGCGGCGGACGCAAACCTCCTGGAGGGCGACGTCATCCTCGAGGTGAACGGCGCGGCAGTCGGGTCGGTCGACGAGCTGCAGGCCGCGATCAAGAAGGCCCCGAAGGGCAAGTACGTCCGCTTCTACGTCCAGCGGCAGACGGGCCGCGGCCAGGCTTCGAAGTTCTCGACGGCGGTGAAGCCGGAAGAGTGA
- a CDS encoding ribosome maturation factor RimP, with product MTGKNLPIEAGTESLLSARLEALGLELCHADWNPGRGRATLTLFIDRPGGVTLEDCEAASREASEVLDPLEESLPEYVLEVSSPGLDRPLWKLADCEKFKGRRVAVRLERKVDGAAKLKGILEDVREDSLTVLDEDQKRRYTVRFGDVRIARLVPEL from the coding sequence ATGACCGGAAAAAACCTGCCGATCGAAGCGGGGACGGAGAGTCTCCTCAGCGCGCGCCTCGAAGCGCTCGGGCTGGAGCTGTGTCACGCGGACTGGAACCCGGGCCGCGGCCGCGCCACGTTGACGCTCTTCATCGACAGGCCGGGCGGGGTCACGCTGGAAGACTGCGAGGCCGCCTCCCGCGAGGCGTCGGAAGTCCTCGACCCGCTCGAGGAGAGCCTGCCCGAGTACGTCCTCGAGGTCTCTTCTCCCGGTCTCGACCGCCCGCTCTGGAAGCTCGCGGACTGCGAGAAGTTCAAGGGCCGCCGCGTCGCCGTGCGCCTCGAGCGCAAGGTCGACGGGGCCGCGAAACTCAAGGGAATCCTCGAGGACGTCCGCGAGGACTCCCTGACGGTCCTTGATGAGGATCAGAAGCGACGCTACACTGTGCGATTCGGCGATGTCCGGATCGCGCGGCTTGTCCCCGAACTGTAA
- a CDS encoding TonB family protein, with product MPGVRAAATARDWRLNTERALALSIILHLLLVIVLLTVKFPERRADEPQPDPLGLLSLMQGTPPDPAIPVQLFPGPKAAQPGPRPIPSDMNRQAHGGDPKQPVQAMPKAYPQAGIRDMDAGRPGAPAQPSARPPQGSETGEKLTDLRRGSSLSDPPTPDERANARALRGLPPLDLGSISAQDAKRAAQQDGQGGEGGGGYERDGGFVDSGPLSFDTVGYDWGAYAAEMIRKIKRNWDVPALARYGVKGRLTIRFYILKDGRVEAERILSNSGVPPFDNAAFLAIAHSSPFRPLPSDLGKDREGVTVSFFYNIRPEDLEPAGRR from the coding sequence ATGCCCGGGGTGCGCGCCGCCGCGACGGCCCGGGACTGGCGCCTCAACACGGAGCGCGCTCTCGCGCTCTCGATCATCCTGCATCTCCTCCTCGTCATCGTGCTGCTCACGGTCAAGTTCCCGGAGCGGCGCGCGGACGAGCCGCAGCCCGACCCGCTCGGCCTTCTCTCCCTCATGCAGGGGACCCCGCCGGACCCTGCCATCCCGGTCCAGCTCTTCCCCGGCCCGAAGGCCGCGCAGCCCGGGCCGCGCCCGATACCCTCGGACATGAACCGCCAGGCCCACGGCGGCGACCCGAAGCAGCCGGTTCAGGCCATGCCGAAGGCGTACCCGCAGGCGGGAATCCGCGACATGGATGCCGGACGCCCGGGCGCCCCGGCGCAGCCGTCGGCCCGCCCGCCGCAGGGAAGCGAGACGGGAGAAAAGCTGACGGACCTCCGGCGGGGCAGCTCGCTGAGCGACCCGCCGACGCCCGACGAGCGCGCGAACGCACGGGCGCTGCGTGGACTTCCGCCGCTCGACCTCGGCTCGATCAGCGCACAGGACGCCAAACGCGCCGCCCAGCAGGACGGGCAGGGCGGAGAGGGCGGCGGCGGCTACGAGCGCGATGGCGGCTTCGTGGACTCGGGTCCGCTCTCGTTCGACACGGTCGGGTACGACTGGGGCGCCTACGCAGCCGAGATGATCCGGAAGATCAAACGCAACTGGGACGTCCCGGCGCTCGCCCGCTACGGCGTCAAGGGCCGACTCACGATCCGCTTCTACATCCTCAAGGACGGGCGCGTCGAGGCCGAGCGCATCCTGTCGAACTCGGGCGTCCCGCCGTTCGACAACGCGGCGTTCCTCGCGATCGCCCACTCCTCGCCGTTCCGGCCGCTGCCGTCCGACCTCGGCAAGGACCGCGAGGGCGTGACGGTTTCCTTCTTCTACAACATCCGTCCCGAGGACCTGGAGCCGGCGGGCCGGCGCTGA
- a CDS encoding PKD domain-containing protein, producing MTSARPRIFFLSRIPLLLFLSLAASAALAAMEPGAAGASPSRLAWALKPEIFERLSPAARQSVLVANGLAAAPSSPRDDASGVFRAASASASGLAAPAPRQNVRVNNPALDVDHHAARTTSVAARGSRVFVGFEDATYAAAGYGVSNDGGATFAHRRIPAAPDVAVWGSPSVAIGPAGEIYYAFLQSVPGEPASVALAKSTDGGLTFPEFSSPAGGVENGTDVMDKPAIAVDNGAASPRKGTVYVVWTYYFTRYGYTAILCSHAADGASFAAPAILSIIDGAPVDHAAVAVAPNGDVYVAYQDGHRSPSGITITRSTDGGQLFGALRAAATFQPAGSLTAGSGGAAPNSGPSLAVDGAGTVHIAWAAVSSGATSDRSDVFYVRSTDNATTFSAARKLNDDGTPTTQAFPALAALPDGTVGVRWADRRNDAARDVLNDVTLAISRDGGVTWGRNIRVTDRNSPWGPAPHSLSGSGHTSYDGLAADGGTFYVAWTDERSGDADVYAAAVPAAFDASTPDFNLSALNTYAAVPQGGAATFDLAASGANGFAGTLALEPDLAPAGLTLSLASGTVLPGQTVRLTVTASASAPPGDYVFGVAATAGGLVRGTRMRLTVTNGSRGFAPPVNVTRTAGFSTGSVKADGSGVLHAVTDDDSGAVTGSEVFYRRSTDGGATFSAPLKLHATGSLAAESAFTIDATGRIFVVWSGRVIADPTPRIYFVKSTDGGATFSAPLAVNGNTGYAILPNVAADRNGNVVVGWYDLSGDAPVVGWSRSTNAGTSFSTPVAVFDSPTTYSRPALAIDSKNNAYLAWIQQTLSTSVIRLAVSKAGAAFGAPATVTDSATLSYAPDLAAGPDDSIGLAFYMRAIVANVIQNRQIAFARSTSGGTSFSSPVFLSSAADQSYVPAVVFESSGAIDVAWEGFDANDVQSDVRVARSTDGGKTFSPPVDLSANGGFSGSASNPVDGLGGPGRAAVSAGANGAIVVSWSDDAGAAPDVFVSTLPAALISNRPPVPTILAPAVGVSYEAGVPVPFLGSATDPDGDSVTFAWDFGDGKSAAGATPAAHPFAVPGTYRVTLTATDTNGGSGVASITITIRVPVESTGTSLLLPVVLESPGLGGSRYRSEVTLWAVGDSTPVLLSFTAAVGGGSGFARLNLGSHEMRTLPDLVAWLRSQNVPIPDDGATHVGTLRATFSTHPGEYVYAGARTFTADPAGGAGTFGLAYPSADSTTVSATLFGLQQNAAQRSNVAVVNAGPDPIVLRVSLQGPAGEDLGALPDQPLGPWGWFQFNQPLAGKASSGRAVVTRVSGSSPFTAYAVLNDAVTSDGSYVPPLLAGDASGADRLVPVVLDVQGLGARFRTELTLTNFTAAPLSLQLVYVAASGFGSGSGVAPLTLAPGEQRILPDAIAFLRGTLPIESDGRNVGGSLSVRAASGTAAGALGVGARTYVPISSGGSYGLFYPGLTAGQCATTTASVYGLQENASQRSNLAVVNRGDAADAITLRVTYFGAGPGRPLLGSPVVKTLAPGEWFQFNRPLADFGASAGYAEVEKISGASRFAAYAVLNDNVTSDGSYVAMSFQESFP from the coding sequence TTGACTTCTGCCCGCCCCCGGATCTTCTTTCTAAGCAGAATTCCTCTTCTTCTTTTTCTTTCCCTCGCGGCCTCCGCCGCTCTCGCGGCGATGGAGCCGGGCGCGGCCGGCGCCTCGCCCTCACGCCTCGCGTGGGCGCTGAAGCCGGAGATTTTCGAGCGCCTCTCGCCTGCCGCGCGGCAGTCGGTCCTCGTCGCGAACGGCCTTGCGGCGGCGCCGTCCTCCCCGCGGGATGACGCGTCGGGCGTTTTCCGGGCCGCCTCCGCCTCCGCTTCGGGTCTGGCCGCGCCCGCCCCCCGCCAGAACGTCCGCGTGAACAACCCGGCGCTCGACGTCGACCATCACGCCGCCCGCACGACCTCGGTCGCGGCCCGCGGCTCGCGCGTCTTCGTGGGCTTCGAGGACGCCACGTACGCGGCCGCGGGGTACGGCGTCTCGAACGACGGCGGCGCGACCTTCGCGCACCGGCGCATTCCGGCGGCCCCCGACGTCGCCGTCTGGGGAAGCCCTTCGGTCGCGATCGGGCCTGCCGGGGAGATCTACTACGCGTTCCTCCAGAGCGTGCCCGGAGAACCGGCCTCGGTCGCCCTCGCGAAGTCGACGGACGGCGGCCTCACGTTTCCCGAGTTCTCGAGCCCCGCGGGCGGCGTCGAGAACGGCACCGACGTGATGGACAAGCCGGCGATCGCCGTGGACAACGGCGCGGCCTCGCCGCGCAAGGGCACGGTCTACGTCGTCTGGACCTATTACTTCACCCGGTACGGCTATACGGCGATCCTGTGCTCCCACGCCGCGGACGGTGCGTCGTTCGCGGCTCCCGCGATCCTCTCGATCATCGACGGGGCCCCCGTGGACCACGCGGCGGTCGCTGTCGCGCCGAACGGCGACGTCTACGTGGCCTACCAGGACGGCCACCGCTCCCCGAGCGGAATCACGATCACGCGTTCGACGGACGGCGGGCAGTTGTTCGGCGCGCTCCGCGCGGCCGCGACGTTTCAGCCCGCGGGTTCGCTGACGGCGGGCTCGGGCGGCGCCGCGCCGAATTCCGGCCCCTCCCTCGCGGTCGATGGCGCCGGCACGGTCCACATCGCGTGGGCCGCGGTTTCGTCCGGCGCGACGTCGGACCGGTCGGACGTCTTCTACGTCCGCTCGACCGACAACGCGACGACGTTCTCGGCCGCGCGGAAGCTGAACGACGACGGGACGCCGACGACACAGGCGTTTCCGGCGCTCGCCGCCCTGCCCGACGGGACCGTCGGGGTGCGTTGGGCCGACCGGCGCAACGACGCGGCCCGCGACGTGCTGAACGACGTGACCCTGGCGATCTCGCGCGACGGCGGGGTGACGTGGGGACGGAACATCAGGGTCACGGACCGGAACTCCCCGTGGGGGCCCGCTCCGCACAGTCTGTCCGGGTCCGGGCACACGTCGTACGACGGGCTCGCGGCCGACGGCGGGACCTTCTACGTCGCGTGGACGGACGAACGCTCGGGCGACGCGGACGTCTATGCGGCAGCCGTGCCCGCCGCGTTCGACGCGTCGACTCCCGATTTCAACCTGTCGGCTCTGAACACCTACGCGGCCGTTCCGCAGGGCGGCGCCGCGACGTTCGATCTCGCGGCCTCCGGCGCCAACGGCTTCGCAGGGACGCTCGCCCTCGAGCCGGACCTCGCGCCCGCGGGGCTCACGCTGTCGCTCGCGAGCGGCACGGTTCTTCCGGGCCAGACCGTCCGCCTGACGGTGACGGCGTCGGCTTCCGCGCCTCCCGGCGACTACGTCTTCGGTGTCGCCGCCACGGCGGGCGGCCTCGTCCGCGGGACGCGCATGCGCCTCACGGTCACGAACGGCTCGCGCGGCTTCGCGCCGCCCGTGAACGTGACGCGGACGGCCGGGTTCTCGACGGGGTCGGTCAAGGCCGACGGGTCGGGCGTGCTCCACGCCGTCACGGACGACGACTCCGGGGCCGTGACGGGCTCCGAGGTGTTCTACAGGCGCTCGACGGACGGGGGCGCGACGTTCTCCGCGCCACTGAAGCTGCACGCGACGGGCTCCCTGGCGGCCGAGAGCGCGTTCACGATCGACGCGACGGGCCGGATCTTCGTGGTCTGGTCCGGCAGGGTAATCGCCGACCCGACGCCGCGCATTTATTTCGTGAAGTCCACGGACGGGGGCGCGACGTTCTCGGCGCCTCTCGCCGTCAACGGGAACACCGGCTACGCCATCCTTCCGAACGTCGCCGCCGACCGCAACGGCAACGTCGTCGTCGGCTGGTACGACCTCTCTGGCGACGCGCCCGTCGTGGGCTGGTCGCGCTCGACGAACGCGGGGACGAGCTTCTCGACTCCCGTGGCGGTATTTGACTCGCCGACGACCTACTCGCGGCCCGCCCTCGCGATCGACTCGAAGAACAATGCGTACCTCGCCTGGATCCAGCAGACGTTGAGCACGTCGGTGATCCGGCTCGCGGTCTCGAAGGCGGGCGCCGCATTCGGCGCTCCGGCGACCGTGACGGACTCCGCGACCCTGTCCTACGCGCCGGACCTCGCCGCCGGCCCCGACGACAGCATCGGGCTCGCGTTCTACATGCGCGCGATCGTCGCCAACGTCATCCAGAACCGCCAGATCGCCTTTGCGCGTTCCACGAGCGGCGGGACGTCGTTCTCGAGCCCCGTGTTCCTCTCGTCTGCCGCCGATCAGTCCTACGTGCCGGCGGTCGTCTTCGAATCCTCGGGCGCGATCGACGTCGCGTGGGAGGGTTTCGACGCGAACGACGTTCAGAGCGACGTCCGGGTCGCGCGCTCCACCGACGGCGGGAAAACGTTCTCGCCCCCGGTCGACCTCTCGGCGAACGGGGGTTTCTCGGGCAGCGCCTCGAACCCCGTGGACGGCCTCGGCGGTCCCGGCCGCGCCGCCGTCTCGGCCGGCGCGAACGGAGCCATCGTCGTCTCGTGGTCCGACGACGCCGGCGCCGCGCCGGACGTCTTCGTCTCGACGCTCCCCGCGGCGCTGATCTCGAACCGTCCGCCCGTCCCGACCATCCTGGCTCCCGCCGTCGGGGTTTCGTACGAAGCGGGCGTGCCCGTGCCGTTCCTCGGCTCGGCGACGGATCCCGACGGCGACTCCGTGACGTTCGCGTGGGACTTCGGCGACGGCAAGAGCGCAGCGGGCGCGACGCCCGCCGCCCATCCCTTCGCGGTGCCCGGGACGTACCGCGTCACGCTCACCGCGACCGACACGAACGGCGGATCCGGCGTCGCGTCGATCACGATCACGATCAGGGTCCCGGTGGAATCGACGGGGACGTCGCTCCTGCTCCCGGTCGTCCTCGAGTCGCCGGGACTGGGCGGGAGCCGCTACAGGAGCGAGGTCACGCTCTGGGCGGTGGGCGACTCCACGCCCGTCCTCCTTTCCTTTACGGCCGCGGTGGGCGGAGGCAGCGGGTTCGCGCGGCTCAACCTCGGCTCCCACGAGATGCGGACGCTCCCGGACCTGGTCGCGTGGCTCCGCTCCCAGAACGTCCCGATCCCGGACGACGGCGCGACGCACGTCGGCACGCTCCGCGCCACGTTCTCCACGCATCCGGGCGAGTACGTTTACGCGGGGGCCCGCACGTTCACGGCTGATCCTGCGGGTGGAGCGGGGACGTTCGGCCTCGCCTATCCGTCGGCCGATTCCACGACGGTCTCGGCCACGCTCTTCGGGCTGCAGCAGAACGCGGCCCAGCGCTCGAACGTCGCGGTCGTGAACGCCGGGCCGGATCCGATCGTCCTCCGAGTCTCCCTCCAGGGTCCTGCGGGCGAGGATCTCGGCGCGCTGCCGGACCAGCCGCTCGGGCCGTGGGGGTGGTTCCAGTTCAACCAGCCGCTGGCGGGGAAGGCCTCGTCGGGCCGGGCTGTCGTGACGCGGGTGTCCGGCTCGTCGCCGTTCACGGCGTACGCGGTCCTGAACGACGCGGTGACGTCTGACGGCTCGTACGTGCCGCCGCTCCTCGCGGGCGACGCGTCCGGGGCCGACCGGCTCGTGCCGGTCGTCCTCGACGTGCAGGGCCTGGGCGCGCGCTTCCGGACCGAGCTCACGCTGACGAACTTCACGGCGGCGCCGCTGTCGCTCCAGCTGGTCTACGTCGCCGCGAGCGGTTTCGGCAGCGGATCCGGCGTCGCTCCGCTCACGCTCGCTCCGGGCGAGCAGCGCATCCTGCCGGACGCGATCGCGTTCCTCCGCGGGACGCTCCCGATCGAGAGCGACGGACGGAACGTCGGCGGCTCGCTCTCCGTCCGGGCGGCGTCGGGCACGGCTGCGGGCGCGCTCGGGGTCGGCGCGCGGACGTACGTTCCGATTTCCTCCGGCGGCTCGTACGGCCTGTTCTACCCGGGCCTCACGGCCGGGCAGTGCGCAACCACGACGGCGTCCGTTTACGGCCTGCAGGAGAACGCTTCGCAGCGTTCGAACCTCGCGGTCGTGAATCGCGGCGACGCCGCGGACGCGATCACGCTCCGCGTGACGTACTTCGGGGCGGGTCCGGGCCGGCCGCTGCTCGGGTCTCCCGTCGTGAAGACGCTCGCGCCCGGCGAATGGTTCCAGTTCAACCGGCCGCTCGCCGACTTCGGGGCGTCGGCGGGGTACGCAGAGGTCGAGAAGATTTCGGGCGCGTCGCGCTTCGCGGCATACGCGGTCCTCAACGACAACGTGACCTCCGACGGCAGCTACGTGGCGATGAGCTTCCAGGAGAGTTTCCCGTAA
- a CDS encoding DUF503 domain-containing protein, which produces MVVALAVFDFHLPACRGLKEKRAFLRPLKARLRGEFEISAAEVAHQDLLQRAMLGVAAVGPDRVALEPLLQRVLSYVEGYAEENGAEIADARHEFLNYGDVGAAGNAFGASGD; this is translated from the coding sequence GTGGTCGTCGCCCTCGCCGTCTTCGACTTTCATCTCCCGGCGTGCCGGGGATTGAAGGAGAAGCGGGCGTTCCTGAGGCCGCTCAAGGCGCGGCTCAGGGGCGAGTTCGAGATCTCGGCGGCGGAGGTTGCGCACCAGGACCTCCTCCAGCGCGCGATGCTCGGCGTCGCGGCGGTCGGACCGGACCGGGTGGCGCTCGAGCCCCTGCTTCAGAGGGTGCTCTCGTACGTCGAGGGATATGCGGAAGAGAACGGCGCCGAGATCGCGGACGCGCGGCACGAGTTCCTGAATTACGGGGACGTCGGCGCCGCCGGAAACGCGTTCGGCGCTTCGGGAGACTGA